A single window of Candidatus Neomarinimicrobiota bacterium DNA harbors:
- a CDS encoding class A beta-lactamase-related serine hydrolase, with the protein MKFKTVLIIIALTSGLIAGINEATEEAAQTIRKFMRKHFIPGLSVTVANKGRIVWSQGFGYADKGNSEPVTPDTRMRIGSVSKTVTAAGVAILYEKGLLDLDAPVQKYVPSFPEKRWPITTRELMGHIAGVRHYRGDEMLNNQFYPSVTAGLEIFSADTLLFQPRTGYSYSSYAWNLVSAIMENVAKQDFLTFMERNVFNPLGLYSISPEHRDSSLTNLATFYNIRPLINIADFHFFNIRREAPYVDNSYKWAGGGFVSNTRDLVIFGLAHFDETILNKETISYWQTSMVTTDGESTNYGLGWRMGETESGGRWVGHSGGSVGGMAMLILIPEEEFVIAILVNSAPGGSLRQLSLDVSKHFLE; encoded by the coding sequence ATGAAGTTTAAAACAGTTCTGATAATTATTGCCTTAACATCCGGGCTCATTGCTGGCATTAACGAAGCGACTGAGGAAGCGGCGCAAACGATACGAAAATTCATGCGAAAACATTTTATTCCTGGGCTTTCTGTAACAGTAGCCAACAAGGGAAGAATAGTCTGGTCTCAAGGGTTCGGTTACGCTGACAAGGGGAATAGTGAACCGGTAACCCCTGATACGCGTATGAGAATCGGCAGTGTTTCCAAAACGGTAACTGCTGCAGGAGTGGCTATCCTGTATGAGAAAGGACTGCTGGATCTTGATGCTCCTGTGCAAAAGTATGTTCCCAGCTTTCCTGAGAAAAGATGGCCCATTACAACACGTGAATTGATGGGTCATATTGCGGGAGTTCGGCATTACCGCGGAGATGAAATGCTCAATAATCAATTCTATCCTTCAGTTACAGCCGGGTTGGAAATCTTTTCTGCTGATACACTCTTGTTCCAACCTAGAACTGGGTATAGTTACAGCAGCTATGCGTGGAATCTGGTAAGCGCCATCATGGAAAATGTTGCAAAACAGGATTTTCTAACCTTTATGGAGCGAAATGTTTTCAATCCCTTGGGTTTGTACAGCATCTCACCTGAGCATCGGGACTCTTCATTGACGAACCTCGCTACCTTCTATAATATTAGACCTTTAATCAATATTGCTGATTTCCATTTTTTTAATATTAGGAGAGAGGCGCCATATGTTGACAACAGCTACAAATGGGCAGGTGGAGGGTTTGTCTCAAATACACGAGATTTGGTTATTTTTGGGCTTGCTCATTTTGATGAAACAATCCTTAATAAGGAGACCATAAGTTATTGGCAAACATCCATGGTTACCACAGATGGAGAGAGTACCAATTATGGTCTCGGGTGGCGAATGGGTGAAACGGAAAGTGGGGGGAGATGGGTCGGTCATTCTGGGGGATCAGTTGGGGGAATGGCGATGCTTATTTTAATACCAGAAGAGGAGTTTGTTATTGCTATCTTAGTGAACTCAGCTCCTGGAGGTTCTTTGAGACAGTTATCATTGGATGTTTCAAAACACTTTTTGGAATAG
- a CDS encoding glycosyl hydrolase, with protein sequence MKCFKRFGLFAFLILFSFLFASEDENENSRSNYYLDDISLSAYKFRTIGPALTSGRISDFAVNPDNYHEYYVATSSGGVWKTVNSGVTYKPIFDGQGSYSIGCVTLDPNNPHAVWVGTGENNNQRSVAYGDGVYLSRDGGESWENKGLKESEHIGKIIIDPRDSDLIYVAAIGPLWSEGGDRGVFKSTDGGNKWEAVLELDKHTGVTDLIMDPRDPDVLYAAAHQRRRHVFTLVGGGPGSALYKTTDGGVNWEKLKRGLPSTVMGRIGLAVSPANPDVIYAIVEAMNGQQGTYRSTNRGSSWKKMSDYVTSGNYYQEIVAHPTDVNTLFSMSTYNMVSYDGGKVFQRLGEKDKHVDNHALWINPENPDHMLNGCDGGIYETFDNALNWHFKANLPVTQFYKVAVDNDLPFYNVYGGTQDNWSLGGPSRTTNRNGITNDDWFVTLGGDGFESQIDPDDANIVYSQYQYGNLYRFDKQSGERVDIKPRARRGEDAYRWNWDAPLHVSAHVPERIYFAANKMFRSDDRGQSWEVISEDLTRQIDRNQLKVMGRVWSFEAIEKNRSTSKYGTLVAFHESLLNRDLLFVGSDDGLIHVTEDGGRTWKKISRFPGVPDKTYVNMIIASQHDENVVYAAFNNHKRGDFTPYLLKSTNKGKTWKSISSNLPKRGSIYSIAEDYENPDLLFSGTEFGVFFSVDGGKHWKQLKSGLPTIAVRDLAIHRGEDDLVLGTFGRGFYILDDYSTFRSFSEEKMKQEAILFPVKDALLFMESTRIGGSGKSFQGASFFTSENPNVAATFKYYLKDDIETLESIRRKKEDEIRKEGGDIKYPSLDELRAQNMELKPKLQFTLKDNAGRVVRRLQKSPSSGVHEVEWDFRYSSPGPITESDVNKEEPAMGTYVAPGTYTVAMSKIVDGIETKLTESVSFNVVTLANVTLETQNRRDLADFQQKVSDLQSILRAVGNLIDDIENRLNKMRVAAKSVKGDNVNILSDIQDIQSRLNDIKISLYGDRLSSRLDIDRSLSISDRINRAVYGTISATSAPTQTHRDGYQIAREELEPVLREIQQIFKREIVSIENELDRVGAPYTPGRIPQLNRDSRR encoded by the coding sequence ATGAAATGCTTTAAGCGTTTTGGATTATTTGCCTTTTTAATATTATTCTCGTTTCTTTTTGCTAGTGAAGATGAAAATGAAAACTCCAGAAGTAACTATTATTTGGATGATATTTCTTTAAGTGCATACAAGTTTCGAACAATCGGACCCGCATTAACATCCGGCCGGATTTCTGATTTTGCAGTTAATCCCGATAATTATCATGAATATTATGTAGCAACATCCTCTGGCGGAGTCTGGAAAACAGTTAATAGCGGGGTTACATACAAACCAATCTTTGACGGGCAGGGCTCCTATTCCATAGGATGTGTAACTCTTGATCCCAATAATCCTCATGCAGTTTGGGTGGGAACAGGAGAAAACAATAATCAGCGTAGTGTTGCTTATGGGGATGGTGTTTACCTTTCTCGTGATGGCGGGGAATCCTGGGAAAACAAGGGACTTAAAGAATCAGAACATATCGGCAAGATCATTATTGATCCTAGAGATTCTGATTTGATTTATGTTGCGGCTATCGGTCCACTTTGGAGTGAAGGCGGAGACAGAGGCGTTTTCAAAAGTACAGATGGTGGTAATAAATGGGAAGCTGTGTTGGAGCTTGATAAGCACACAGGCGTGACTGACCTCATTATGGATCCCAGAGATCCAGATGTGCTCTATGCAGCGGCTCATCAGCGTAGGAGACATGTATTCACACTGGTGGGTGGTGGCCCTGGTTCAGCACTGTATAAAACAACAGACGGAGGTGTTAACTGGGAAAAACTGAAAAGAGGTCTTCCTTCAACAGTTATGGGCAGAATTGGTCTGGCCGTTTCACCGGCCAACCCTGACGTTATCTATGCTATTGTTGAAGCCATGAATGGGCAGCAGGGCACATACAGATCAACCAACCGGGGTTCCTCCTGGAAAAAGATGAGTGATTATGTGACCAGTGGAAATTATTATCAGGAAATTGTTGCACATCCAACTGACGTTAATACTCTTTTTTCAATGAGCACTTACAACATGGTTTCCTACGATGGTGGGAAGGTATTTCAACGTTTGGGTGAAAAAGATAAACATGTAGACAATCACGCACTTTGGATAAACCCGGAAAATCCAGATCATATGCTAAACGGCTGCGATGGTGGTATTTATGAAACATTTGATAATGCTCTGAACTGGCATTTTAAAGCAAATTTGCCTGTTACTCAGTTTTATAAAGTTGCCGTTGATAACGATCTTCCTTTTTACAATGTCTACGGTGGAACTCAAGATAACTGGAGCTTGGGCGGCCCATCACGAACTACGAATCGAAACGGTATTACGAATGATGATTGGTTTGTCACACTTGGTGGGGACGGGTTTGAATCACAGATAGATCCTGATGATGCTAATATTGTTTACAGCCAATATCAGTACGGTAACCTCTACAGATTCGACAAACAGTCTGGTGAAAGGGTCGATATCAAGCCTCGAGCTCGTCGTGGAGAAGATGCCTATCGTTGGAACTGGGATGCGCCATTACATGTGAGTGCCCATGTTCCGGAACGAATATATTTCGCGGCTAATAAAATGTTCCGCTCTGATGATCGAGGTCAATCTTGGGAGGTGATCAGCGAAGATTTGACAAGGCAGATCGACCGAAATCAGTTGAAAGTTATGGGACGAGTCTGGAGTTTTGAAGCTATTGAAAAGAACCGATCCACCTCAAAGTATGGAACTTTGGTGGCTTTTCATGAATCTCTCCTTAACAGAGATCTTCTGTTCGTAGGTAGTGATGATGGACTGATCCATGTGACAGAGGATGGGGGAAGAACCTGGAAAAAAATAAGCAGATTTCCGGGTGTGCCTGATAAGACTTATGTCAACATGATTATTGCATCACAACATGATGAAAATGTGGTTTATGCCGCATTTAATAATCACAAGAGGGGTGATTTCACACCGTACCTACTAAAAAGTACTAACAAAGGGAAAACATGGAAATCGATCTCATCTAATCTTCCTAAACGAGGAAGTATTTACTCTATTGCTGAAGATTACGAAAATCCAGATCTCTTATTTTCTGGAACAGAGTTTGGCGTTTTCTTTTCTGTAGACGGTGGAAAACATTGGAAGCAGTTAAAGAGTGGGTTGCCAACAATTGCCGTCAGAGATCTTGCAATACACAGAGGAGAAGATGATCTGGTTTTGGGTACTTTTGGACGTGGTTTTTACATCCTGGATGATTACTCGACATTTCGATCTTTCTCCGAGGAAAAAATGAAACAGGAAGCTATTTTGTTTCCGGTAAAGGATGCTCTTCTTTTTATGGAAAGTACCCGAATTGGTGGCAGTGGAAAGTCATTTCAAGGTGCAAGTTTTTTTACTTCAGAAAATCCAAATGTAGCTGCTACGTTCAAGTATTATTTAAAAGATGATATTGAAACCCTTGAATCAATACGCCGCAAAAAAGAAGATGAAATTCGTAAAGAGGGCGGTGACATCAAATATCCATCCCTGGATGAATTGAGAGCTCAAAATATGGAGTTGAAGCCCAAGCTTCAGTTTACTTTGAAAGATAATGCTGGTCGGGTGGTTAGACGTCTTCAGAAAAGCCCTTCTTCAGGTGTCCATGAAGTGGAATGGGATTTTCGATATTCGTCCCCAGGACCAATTACCGAAAGTGATGTAAACAAGGAAGAACCGGCAATGGGTACGTATGTTGCTCCTGGCACTTACACGGTCGCTATGTCCAAAATTGTTGACGGTATCGAAACTAAACTTACTGAATCTGTATCCTTTAATGTTGTGACGTTGGCCAATGTGACGCTGGAAACTCAAAATCGACGTGATTTGGCTGACTTTCAACAAAAGGTGAGTGATCTGCAATCGATTTTGAGAGCTGTCGGAAATCTTATTGATGATATAGAAAATCGTCTTAATAAAATGAGGGTGGCTGCAAAATCAGTTAAAGGAGATAATGTCAATATATTATCGGATATTCAGGACATTCAATCACGTCTGAATGATATAAAAATCTCTCTTTATGGTGATAGGCTTTCCTCCAGACTGGATATCGATCGTTCGCTATCTATCTCAGATCGGATCAATCGTGCTGTGTATGGTACCATCAGTGCCACATCTGCTCCCACTCAGACGCATCGCGATGGATATCAGATTGCAAGAGAAGAGCTAGAGCCAGTTCTGAGAGAGATTCAGCAGATTTTTAAACGAGAAATTGTGTCAATCGAAAATGAACTGGATAGAGTTGGCGCACCCTATACACCCGGAAGAATTCCACAACTAAACCGTGATTCAAGGAGATAA
- a CDS encoding YncE family protein, with the protein MIRLNRGISVLFLLTIFFISSSLCRDYYIYVTAESEDEVALIRFDGKKIHVEKRIPVGVWPVDIEGPHGINISPDGEFWYLTMAHGIPFGHLYKYRTGTDEMVDRVELGLFPATLQVSPATGLLYVVNFNLHGGHDEVSTISIVDPEEMVEIDRVETGIMPHGSRLLNNGLKHYSVAMMSGELYELDAMRMVITRTLSTGKHDMKKMGGMTHKMGAHSMPKEKPTWVYPHPNDKFLYVVNNGTDEVVEVDVKKWMITRRFQTDKGPYNCEVSRDGKKLVVTYKSAAKTGIWDIDSGKELARINNTRRVSHGVVISPDNKFAFVSVEGVGAEPGSVDVIDLTSFVLVDQADIGKQAGGIIFWKMEN; encoded by the coding sequence ATGATAAGATTAAACAGAGGGATTAGTGTTTTATTTCTTTTAACAATATTCTTTATTTCATCATCACTATGTAGAGACTATTACATTTATGTAACTGCTGAATCTGAAGATGAAGTTGCTCTGATACGATTTGACGGTAAAAAAATACATGTGGAAAAGCGAATCCCAGTTGGTGTATGGCCGGTTGATATTGAGGGGCCTCATGGTATTAATATCTCTCCCGATGGTGAATTCTGGTATCTTACCATGGCACACGGTATCCCTTTTGGCCATTTGTACAAATACAGGACGGGAACTGATGAGATGGTTGACAGGGTGGAACTTGGGCTATTCCCTGCGACACTTCAGGTATCTCCGGCTACCGGTTTGCTTTATGTGGTGAATTTCAATTTGCATGGGGGTCATGATGAAGTAAGTACAATCTCTATTGTTGACCCTGAGGAAATGGTTGAAATTGATCGTGTGGAAACAGGTATAATGCCTCACGGTTCCCGACTGCTTAATAACGGTCTGAAGCACTACTCAGTCGCCATGATGTCCGGTGAGCTATATGAACTGGACGCCATGAGGATGGTAATAACCCGTACACTTTCAACAGGGAAACATGACATGAAAAAGATGGGTGGTATGACGCACAAAATGGGAGCCCATTCTATGCCGAAGGAAAAGCCAACCTGGGTCTACCCACATCCCAATGACAAATTTCTTTATGTAGTTAATAACGGCACTGATGAGGTGGTGGAAGTTGATGTCAAGAAATGGATGATCACCCGTCGTTTCCAGACTGATAAAGGTCCTTATAACTGCGAAGTGAGTCGAGATGGTAAAAAGCTGGTGGTGACATACAAGTCAGCTGCCAAGACAGGGATTTGGGATATAGATTCAGGTAAAGAGCTTGCCAGGATCAATAATACAAGGAGGGTGAGTCACGGAGTGGTTATCTCTCCGGATAACAAGTTTGCATTCGTTTCTGTTGAGGGTGTTGGTGCTGAACCCGGGTCCGTGGATGTCATAGACCTCACATCCTTTGTACTGGTAGATCAGGCCGACATCGGCAAACAGGCGGGAGGTATTATTTTCTGGAAGATGGAGAATTGA
- a CDS encoding amidohydrolase, which produces MISRREFLISGGSAAMGMAAGVLYFGKGNSVGSVPDLIVHNGQIYTSDPVIPKTEAFAVKSDRFMAVGSNADILNLATRKTKVVDAKGMTLVPGFIDSHSHPAGGGVSELVSVNCDLRSIDAIKKAINERAQNTPKGEWITGFKYDDTKVKDGRKLRREDLDEAAPDNPVHIRHRGGHTAWYNSKAFELAGITAETPDPKHGKFYRRDGKLDGRVAERANYMITKLIPSEITREQRQAGVKLISELMTSSGLTTVHDAGCSRNNMIAYRDALEAGEMRFRVYMMIRGDELYNDLKESALYTGYGDTNLRIGGVKYGADGSASERTMRMSTPYEGRPNDYGILTMTQEEIHEAVEDAHRNGFQVGIHANGDITIDMVLNAYERVIKKWPRPDVRHRLEHCSLINPLLLQRIKATGSIPTPFYTYVHYHGNKWVEYGEEKMKSMFAHRSFLDYDIPVAGASDYTPGPYEPLMAIQSMVTRKDFDGRIWGPNQRISVSEALKICTINGAFASFEEDLKGSITEGKLADFVMLEKDPHDTEPDNIKNIGVMRTVVGGKTVYEA; this is translated from the coding sequence ATGATTTCAAGAAGAGAATTTTTAATCAGCGGCGGTTCGGCAGCAATGGGTATGGCGGCGGGTGTCCTTTATTTTGGTAAAGGCAACAGCGTCGGTAGTGTACCTGATTTGATTGTTCATAATGGGCAGATATATACCTCGGATCCAGTAATACCTAAAACAGAAGCTTTTGCCGTTAAGAGTGACCGCTTCATGGCCGTCGGTTCTAATGCTGATATATTGAATCTTGCTACGAGAAAAACCAAGGTTGTCGATGCGAAAGGGATGACCCTTGTTCCCGGGTTTATTGATTCCCATTCACATCCAGCCGGAGGTGGCGTTTCTGAACTTGTATCAGTTAATTGTGATTTACGTTCTATAGATGCCATAAAGAAGGCCATTAACGAGCGCGCCCAAAATACGCCCAAAGGAGAATGGATTACGGGCTTCAAGTACGATGATACTAAAGTCAAGGATGGAAGAAAACTGAGACGGGAAGATCTGGATGAAGCGGCACCTGACAATCCTGTTCATATACGACACCGGGGCGGACATACAGCCTGGTATAACAGTAAAGCCTTTGAATTGGCGGGTATTACAGCTGAAACACCCGATCCGAAACATGGCAAGTTTTATAGGAGAGATGGAAAACTTGATGGTCGGGTTGCTGAACGGGCGAACTATATGATTACCAAACTGATCCCGTCTGAAATCACAAGAGAACAGAGACAAGCTGGTGTAAAACTGATTTCTGAACTGATGACCTCTTCTGGCTTGACAACTGTACACGATGCTGGTTGCAGCAGGAACAATATGATTGCATACCGAGACGCACTTGAAGCTGGTGAGATGCGGTTTCGCGTCTATATGATGATACGCGGTGATGAACTGTATAACGATTTGAAAGAATCAGCACTCTATACAGGCTACGGTGATACGAATCTCAGAATTGGCGGTGTGAAATATGGTGCTGACGGTTCCGCCTCGGAGCGTACCATGCGTATGAGTACTCCTTACGAAGGAAGGCCCAACGACTACGGGATTCTTACCATGACTCAGGAAGAGATCCATGAAGCGGTTGAAGACGCTCATCGAAACGGTTTCCAGGTGGGTATTCACGCCAACGGAGACATTACCATCGACATGGTTCTGAACGCTTATGAGCGTGTAATTAAGAAATGGCCGCGACCGGATGTAAGGCACAGACTTGAACACTGCTCCCTTATTAATCCACTGCTGTTGCAACGGATTAAAGCAACGGGATCAATACCTACGCCGTTTTACACCTATGTACACTATCACGGAAACAAATGGGTGGAGTATGGTGAAGAGAAGATGAAGTCTATGTTTGCCCACCGCTCATTCCTTGATTATGATATTCCGGTAGCGGGGGCATCTGATTACACACCGGGACCTTACGAACCACTTATGGCCATACAAAGTATGGTAACCCGGAAGGACTTTGATGGCCGAATCTGGGGCCCGAACCAACGTATCTCGGTTTCTGAAGCGCTAAAAATATGCACAATCAACGGTGCCTTTGCTTCATTTGAAGAAGATCTGAAAGGATCCATCACAGAAGGAAAGCTGGCCGATTTTGTTATGCTGGAAAAAGACCCCCATGACACTGAACCGGATAATATCAAAAATATTGGTGTTATGAGAACAGTTGTGGGAGGGAAGACGGTTTACGAAGCTTAA